A stretch of Salvelinus namaycush isolate Seneca unplaced genomic scaffold, SaNama_1.0 Scaffold1592, whole genome shotgun sequence DNA encodes these proteins:
- the LOC120037153 gene encoding growth hormone secretagogue receptor type 1-like, which translates to MRSWPNRTDCLSPVNCSWEDNYWNYYFNGSYRGPVPPENLFPIPVLMGITITCTLLFLAGVTGNVMTILVVSKYRDMRTTTNLYLCSMAVSDLLIFLCMPPDVYRLWKYRPWIFGDTFCKLFQFVSECCTYSTILNITALSVERYLAICFPLRAKRLVTKRRVRALILFLWLVSLLSAGPVFVLVGVEHETRPAAGNSVTAGGAEGQTEIDTSECKPTQYAVESGLLAAMALVSSVFFFLPVFCLTVVYSLIGRRLWKRRRENNIGANVAHRDKSNRQTVKMLAVVVFAFVLCWLPFHLHRYLMSHSSEGSSPLWSLFTQYCSLVSTVLFYLSAAINPVLYNTMSRKYRSAAAQLFGLQETQPPRGRTASTVKGESSPAWTESTVSL; encoded by the exons ATGCGCTCCTGGCCCAACCGAACTGACTGTCTCTCTCCCGTTAACTGCAGCTGGGAGGATAACTACTGGAACTACTACTTTAACGGGAGCTACCGGGGTCCCGTGCCCCCCGAAAACCTATTCCCCATCCCCGTTCTAATGGGAATCACCATCACCTGTACTCTCCTGTTCCTGGCGGGAGTGACCGGAAATGTAATGACTATACTGGTCGTGTCTAAGTACAGAGACATGAGAACAACCACTAACCTCTACTTATGTAGCATGGCTGTCTCAGACTTGTTGATATTCCTCTGTATGCCCCCTGATGTGTATCGGTTATGGAAGTACAGGCCATGGATATTTGGAGATACATTCTGTAAACTGTTTCAGTTCGTTAGTGAGTGCTGTACTTATTCAACAATTTTGAATATAACCGCTCTGTCGGTGGAGCGGTACCTGGCCATCTGCTTCCCGCTTCGCGCCAAACGCCTGGTCACCAAGCGACGTGTCCGTGCGCTCATCCTCTTTCTCTGGCTCGTGTCGCTGTTGAGCGCGGGACCTGTCTTCGTTCTGGTGGGAGTGGAGCACGAGACTCGCCCAGCGGCGGGAAACTCTGTGACTGCTGGTGGGGCGgaaggacagacagagatagacactAGCGAGTGTAAACCCACCCAGTACGCGGTTGAGTCTGGGCTTCTAGCCGCCATGGCGTTGGTTAGCTCTGTGTTTTTCTTCCTGCCGGTGTTTTGTTTGACTGTGGTGTACAGTTTGATTGGACGAAGGTTGTggaagagacggagagagaacaATATTGGAGCTAACGTAGCACACAGGGACAAGAGCAACAGACAGACCGTCAAGATGTTAG cTGTAGTGGTCTTTGCCTTCGTCCTGTGCTGGCTGCCTTTCCACTTGCATCGTTACCTTATGTCCCATTCCTCCgagggctcctctcctctctggtctctcttcACCCAATACTGCTCCCTTGTTTCCACTGTCCTCTTCTATCTCTCGGCTGCCATCAACCCTGTCCTCTATAACACCATGTCTAGGAAGTACCGGTCAGCTGCTGCCCAACTGTTTGGTCTACAGGAGACTCAACCACCCAGAGGGAGAACAGCAAGCACTGTCAAAGGAGAGAGTTCACCTGCCTGGACAGAGTCCACTGTTAGCCTGTGA